The window GTCAGATGTGATAGTTTAATCATTTGATTAATGAACTCTGGGTACTTTGGTAAAAGCAGGGGACCCACCCATAACGTGGGACCATTTCAGGGCTTTGAAAGGATTGTTCATTGTTTTCTTCAATAATTCTTTCGCTTTCCTTgcgtcttttttttttttttttcaggttCTTGTGTCCCTTTAATGTTTTAATCTGAATTATTTGTTTCGCTCATGTGTTGTTTTTGGCCTTCCTGTTATCATAGGCCCGAGATGAAGCTGTCGTCGAGCTGCTTCTTAAAACAAACATGGACGTAAATGATGCTGATGCTGAAGGAAACACTGCTCTTCATTGGTCCCTCAGAATGTCCTGGAGTTCATCTTCGCAGCAGATCAAGTCTCTGTCTCTCTGCAtacattaaatttttgttctttctctaacttatgatttttcatttttgaaagGCACTTATGATTGCTTTCATGTCGCCAGAATCATATGGCTCCTATTGAAGCATGGTGCCCGAGTAAACCAAAGAAACAAATTGGAACTAACTGCATTTCACACTGCTGCTGCTAATGGTAATACTCAGGCACTTCAGGTATAATTTCTTTAACATTACTCTTATTTTAGGCAGCATATGCTGGTAGCAAGCTTAAGAGTATGTTAAACtccaaaatttgaaatttattatcTTTGACATTTTCCTTTCAATTGCGCTGACAGGTACTTTTATTGGAAGACCCAGATGGCATCAACTACAAAACTATAATGAAAGAAACCCCGTTATTTTTTGCTGTGAAGAATGATCATATTGACTGTGCTGAGCTTCTTCAGCGCTGGGGAGCAAACAGTGAAGTCCTCAACTTGCGGTTGGAAAACAATAACACCCTTTCTTTTAAAGTCATCATTGATTCATTATcacaatatttcttttattgtttcCAAGAAACTTGCGTtgatatttaacttaaaagctaacaccacttgtttttatttgtgtTGTGCAGTAGAGAAAGGCCAATAGACTTGGCAAAGTCACAGGACATGCGTTTCATGCTAAACCCAACCAATATTACTCTCAGTAAGTTGTATTTAAAGATAATCCAATATGTGACATTAGTTGTAAAAATAAAGACATAAATACTAATTATTACTACTAGTATTTAATTCATCCAGTCGCATGATATTCTAATGTGCAGTGAATCGAAATCCCCCGGTTCAACAGATATATACTCCTTGCTTCCAAGGtgatgaaattatttttgatacATGTGAAGCTCTTTTAACCACGGCAGATGAAGGAAGCTGTACTGAAAGGTGACCACACTTCTCAAAAACTTAAGAGGCGTGAAAAATCCTAGTAGTTTTCATCTCTTTAATCCAACTCCCTATcacattctctctctctctctctctcttggtTGAGCatgttttatttcttaataattttctaCTGCATCTGTTTTCTAGAATCGGCACAAGTGTAAAGACAGAGATCTGTAAGTACTTTGAATCCTCTGGTGGATGTGCCAGAGGGTCTAGCTGCTTTTATGCTCATGGTGAAGAGAAGCTTCGACAGGTGAAACAGGGAATGCACCTCATTCATTCTTCTGCTGTACAGAAACTTAAACGGAAAATTTTTGTAGGAGGCCTCAATCCTCTATTGGATTCTGGTTAGAATTTGATCAACATCTGTTTAAGTTGAATTTAGACTTACACATATTAATGGTAATGTTGTATTGGATCAGTCAGGACATGTTATGACCCTCTTTTTTACTTGAGCAGACTCATTGGGCAAGGTTTTTGAAGATCAATTTGGGTCTGTGGAAGATGCCCATGTTGCTAGGATTAGAACAGGAGATGAAGTACACTCTCGTGGGTTTGGCTTTGTCACTTTTAAACATGAGAAGTCTGTTTCGAAGGCTGTTCAGGCACACTATATAACCATCATGGGCAAGCAAGTTGAGATCAAAAGTGCTGTTGGGAGATGGGACGAGTCCTTGAAACCATCTCTTCAACAACATTACCAGGAACAGAATGACCAATATCAACCACAATTGGAGAGATCCAGCGAAAAGACTGCACAAGAGATGCCAAGAAGGAAGACCTTGGAAGAGGCTAAAGCTGATCAAATCTCATGGGTGAATAAATTACTCCATGACCAACCGAAGACAAGTTCTGAATCTCAAGTACCCGTTGGCCCCATCTCCACCAACCACAATACTCCAGTATGGCTCAGAACTTTCAAGAAGTGGCTTCCCAGTTTCTTAGAAGAGGTATCAAAGAAAGCAAAGGAAGGTGACTACCCTCTGTCATCGTTGAAGGCAGATTTCAGGGCTGCATTTGGCCTAGAACTGGACCATGCCTCCCTTGGCTACCATAAGCTTAGTGATTTTATGAGATCTTTTCCTGATCTTTGTCGCATGAAGGTTACGCCAGTAGGAGGATGTGGATCTCCCAATCACATGGTGCTCATGCCTCATCTACCTAAGCCTGGTTGGAAATTGCTTCAGCCACTCACGATGTTTGGCCCACCCTGTTGTGCAGCCCAACCTGATGAAAATGCAGATATTGATTCCAAGTATGTTCAGGACCTTGTCTCAGATTCTTGTGAAAATGTTAGCATCAGCAGTGGCGAGGTAAAACCATACCAAAACATCCCACAAGAGAATTCAGCTGTGAAGGATTCATCGCCTGTTGTGCACTCAAAGTTTCTACAATTCTTAAAGTCAGACTTTCGCTTTACTCAACCAAAGCTatacaaggaaagaaaaagtcaGACAGGAAATGCCAATGACGAAAGAGGGACTCAGGGATTTAGTGATACGAAATTCAGTGAGATAGGGAGGCATTTGGTTCTGGAGGCCCTTCAGAGAAAAAGGAACAACACCTCCATGTTCTTTCTTCGTGAATTTGACTTCTATCACGTAAGCAATGAACTTACAACACCTTGTGATTGAGCTTTTTTACTAatgaatttatgataaatataTTTCTCACAATACAGAATTACAAGGCAAGCATTAAGCAGGGAAAGTGCTTGTGGTGCAACAAGCCAAATTTGTTGTGGGCCAACTTTCCATGCCAACACTTGCTGTGGTGTGGTGACTGTAGAATAGAAGCAGCGCGAGCAGGTGGTGATTTTGATCATAGATGTGTGGTGTGCGACGTCAAAGTGCAAAAATTCATCTTACCCACACTGGATAGATACTCTCACTCTTTACTACATGGAAAGATCCTCAAACATGAGGAATTTCCTCCTTTTGACCCTTCTCATATACGGAAGTAAGTCTACCCTACGCCCACTGTTgtcatttaaaagaaaagaaaagaataaaagaatccTAATGTCCTTTTGGCCGCATTCTTTGCAGCGCTTCAAAGAAGAATTATCTTTGATGcatagaagaagaagacagtAATGCTTGCTTGGAACAAGCAGACTCAAAAAGAATAGGTGGTAGGGTGGATCAAGTCTCCCACCACCGCATTTTGTACAAAACTCATACAGTTTACTTGGGACTTAATATCAatactcttttctttctctctttcctgTGGTGAAAACCATCTGTCTGAGACTAACCCACGCAATACTTGTAAGTATGCCTAACCCACGCAAGCTGAAAGGTTTTCACCAATTTGGGAACAGAATCAGAATATAAGAATGAGATAGTTGTACAGCTTTAGGATGTTCCAGCTCTCATAGTGATGGATCCACAAACACTGAAGTGGCTTGTCTGAAATTTTATTCCTTTACGGAGAACCCTCTTGAAATTTGACCATCAAAGCTTACGAATTCAGCATAAAGT is drawn from Theobroma cacao cultivar B97-61/B2 chromosome 4, Criollo_cocoa_genome_V2, whole genome shotgun sequence and contains these coding sequences:
- the LOC18601495 gene encoding uncharacterized protein LOC18601495, producing the protein MDPEKEKRRVDDSSNEGNFQNLTPIKAALFNNETALINAVTQDDNTRFLLHSRQLIHDSDDDPSNRRSVALKLLFLCCYFDAVECATSLLNGDVETDFLPVVNEVDTATKMTALHSAAEAQAARCVELLLNKRARTELRSEGGRGLLALEMALSSNRMDVIWNPDDHSVEELVVLLSEKDLTAVKLLSEKTKAIGEVAYSIAMGGKIVALAALLIVAAEKVNESIIVLRDAESGSKEKDTVYQCVIREALLLGRRDTSPLRAAKRHCTLSKVESDKKRKLLLCEIELLQLFGAIAENVCGDKKMASPLIRAIKARDEAVVELLLKTNMDVNDADAEGNTALHWSLRMSWSSSSQQIKIIWLLLKHGARVNQRNKLELTAFHTAAANGNTQALQVLLLEDPDGINYKTIMKETPLFFAVKNDHIDCAELLQRWGANSEVLNLRRERPIDLAKSQDMRFMLNPTNITLMNRNPPVQQIYTPCFQGDEIIFDTCEALLTTADEGSCTERIGTSVKTEICKYFESSGGCARGSSCFYAHGEEKLRQVKQGMHLIHSSAVQKLKRKIFVGGLNPLLDSDSLGKVFEDQFGSVEDAHVARIRTGDEVHSRGFGFVTFKHEKSVSKAVQAHYITIMGKQVEIKSAVGRWDESLKPSLQQHYQEQNDQYQPQLERSSEKTAQEMPRRKTLEEAKADQISWVNKLLHDQPKTSSESQVPVGPISTNHNTPVWLRTFKKWLPSFLEEVSKKAKEGDYPLSSLKADFRAAFGLELDHASLGYHKLSDFMRSFPDLCRMKVTPVGGCGSPNHMVLMPHLPKPGWKLLQPLTMFGPPCCAAQPDENADIDSKYVQDLVSDSCENVSISSGEVKPYQNIPQENSAVKDSSPVVHSKFLQFLKSDFRFTQPKLYKERKSQTGNANDERGTQGFSDTKFSEIGRHLVLEALQRKRNNTSMFFLREFDFYHNYKASIKQGKCLWCNKPNLLWANFPCQHLLWCGDCRIEAARAGGDFDHRCVVCDVKVQKFILPTLDRYSHSLLHGKILKHEEFPPFDPSHIRNASKKNYL